One Carya illinoinensis cultivar Pawnee chromosome 5, C.illinoinensisPawnee_v1, whole genome shotgun sequence genomic window, tccgtttgggatcggacggacatttgaagcgtcgagacatgcaacacaaggttacctgcccccgttcatgacatataagatgcaataatcctaacatgcatctaacattatgcaatattcgcagcggataatttttttttctttagcaatactatgcaccaaactgaaaatatcccaaagtattggagatgcaactccatcgtacaagtagtaatttaactactatattaacattaacgacgcaccgtccttcagtcgactgtgtctagttggtcagctcctgatcttccttcaggtcctgtaacaagatctaccattcggggggaatggtagttgggactaccacagtgagatttgattacaaatctcagcaagttaacaaaaaacttccatacagactaatgatgcatgtatgacagtaaaagcataaatgcataatcaaattcacaagtaattaaatcataacttagcgtacaacatagcataattgatatagcttaaattgaatcatgaactaaacttgacttagcatgaacttgctctgaaacttgaattaacatgaaaaatacatactccacagttgttgtggccccatgtattctacgtgtaaatacatactccacagttgttgtggccccatgtattcttcacaaacttgacttaacattaaaaatacatactccacagttgttgtggccccatgtattctacataaacttgacttaacatgaaaaatacatactccacaattgttgtggccccatgtattttacgcatcacattggtagttaaatacatactccacagttgttgtggccccatgtattctacacaacttgacttaacatttaaaatacatactccacagttgttgtggccccatatattctacgtgtaaatacatactccacagttgttgtggccccatatattctatacatcactatgtagttaaatacatactccacagttgttgtggccccatgtattctacataaactgaatatactcaagatgaaacgtgactggaatatgaaaggactgaagccctgacgtaacataacgtgacttgaacataatttgaaatacataaccaacttgagatagtaacatttcgtaacatggcataacatataacaaacaacatatttagcatgacatatttgtaatgtatagtaatacatgacagaatatattgtgtaacagataaaaattgatgacagaataaattctgtataatagacaagtacatgataacttggcatggcatgacatatatgataacatacatacatacactgtaattcttttacttagcacacatacacagtagactgctagtaagttaaaagctaacttacctcgatctccgcgtttcttataaaacttcaagcgcgatcacgaggaactgtaattagtgattctaaaagttagaactaaatcactaataatttgaaatatggaaaaatactaacttaaagagtaaaattttcattttactctctacatgtgggaaaatgaccgttttacccataacttaaggattttgcatactaactctaaaagtttccaaCCAATCAATTACTTTAAACGTTAATAACTAAAGATAGAGGTTTATAccatcacgatgcacatcacacggtgcatcgccacacaacacggagtacactccacgtaaACTCCCTTccttctacgccacacatcactacaacaCACGTCACCCGACACGTCGCTGCACTACACAGAATACGCtccacgcgtactctcttcacataTCATGCCATATCACAATTACGGCATCCATCTCATGTCCACACTTCATAGTACAATCCACAATTCTACaattcaagcccaacacttcacaactacatttcgcttcacaactacgcagcgaactccacaattattaATTACGCATTCTACGATCCAATCAATCAACTATTTTAAACGTAAATAATtagggatagagggttataccatcgacgggctaacctcgtgcgtcgctcgctgctCGTCACGGTTAAGCGTCAGAGGAacgtacgtggcggtaacaccgcgtacggtggctgtccaccacgtaaagtggtagtttgagcttgagaaaagctaggcgtggccttggaaggctcatggtggcctcgtggtggtcgaaggtggcggagcacagcggcatcatgccgtgaacagtaaaTCCGAAAGCTAGGAGTTcgcttgaggtggatgaaagccatagaacttcatgggaagctagggaaaggtagatgaacatgtggtggagctgtggtggcgaggtggtggccatacggtggctcacggcggcggatcggccgtttgaagccattttcggccttggagagtgagggagagtgagagctccacatagctccgttggctatgaaatttcttggggaagttcgtggtgatgagaggaacaaggtggtggtggtgaaacaccatgggtggccgtgtacggtggtgcacggcggtgcaaccgaacgtgtgtgtgtgaagacccatcggagaaaaagtgagagttagggaaaaagaaggacatggggaggaagcccttgacatggtggttctaatggtggtgcttggtggccgtttcaaccgtgtatggtggtccaaagaggtgaaaaaaGGTTGAGgacccatttctttgaagggagatagagagagactcggtggccggaaaaacacaccaccggtgcagttCTGGTCGCCGGTGAGAGGGGGtcacgccggtgtgggaggtgaggcaaggtggtcggaggtggcgccggctggagCTTCAACCGATCGGACATGGAGGTCCATGCACAGTGAAGAGCACGGCTGGACGtgcacgagggagagagaagagagaaaaaaaaaaagaaaagaaaaagagaaaagactgAAGGGAAAGGGTAGGGGCCTGGGTAATTAATCTCAGTCTTAcacttcgggatcctcaaaaggatctaacgatgagtttaaaacactgatttgaaaatgcgtaagtattttatttaaaataaacactttaataaaacactaagagaaattaagatagaatattattttataaactaaggtttataaaataatattttcttcatcattatataaaatgataaagtatcattaattaatcaaagtgcataaaacacttaaacaaaacactgagaggaattaatatagaatattattttataaacttttagtttataaaataatatttcttcatcattatctaaattgataatgtatcattaatcactcaaagaggataaaaccatttaatttaaataagagttttcaacgtaaagttaaacctcttaatattttaaaacaactaaaatatttaatataagatattatccacaattataatattttcagagctcattaaaatattataattgtgctacattaaaatatatttatctaataataatgaaaatatatcctatagatattttcataatatttaaaatattcgtaagcattaaaatatctatcttattttGAAATCCGCAAGATAGTTTTCAGAACACGTCAACGAGATACAGTACGTAGAATAAGTTTCAATACGTAGATCGAggctcataaagaagaagaagaaaggagcggatattacaataaactaacttatagagttttcacggggttcctaaagtcaatagaaattccttaaattaaatttctagcgggttgttacaatcTACACGCTGCCTTATTTAGAAAGGAACGAATCTCATGCATGTATGTGATTGTTTTGGTTATTTAAAGATGATCTAAGTAGATAAACGCACAAGATAGACATCATATGAAAGTAATCTCATATATATAGTGCTGATATAATCCAACAGAAAAGTTCTATATATACCATGTAACTCCAAAGACGATGGATATTTGAGTTCTGAATTACTTGTGATACActttactgacttaagcataAGAGTGTTCCCAGGTGCATCACACCAGAGTCTTTTTACATTGTGCTGGTGAACGGTTGCATTCTTGGTGGAGAGACACATCCAAAACAGAATGAATATGTAACACACCTTATAGTAGGTGTTTGGGTGACtagaaaatataagagaaaatCTAAGGAAATTGGTCACATTCGAGGTTGACCTAGCCTccaataaaaaagagagagaaaacagaatagaaatattttcattaagGTTCTGGATGATTCTTCAGAGCCAAGTTACTCATTACATATAACCCATATATTGGGCTTGGGCTAAAATaaacacaagaaaataaaacttaaatctGCATGCACTAGTTAATGGTATGGGCCCAAGCCCACTACCTCTTACAATCCAAAGCCTTATAAATAATCTAAAGCCAAAACACGAGTAGAAAGAAGTAGAGTAAAAGGTAAGGGTGGGCCCATGGGCTTGAGCTATGTCCAAGTTAGTTAGGCTTGTTACAATGTCGTCCCCTTCAAAgaaccttgtcctcaaggttgAGAGCACCTCAACAACCTTGTTTTCATATATATCCATTTCATAGCTACCAGCTCTAACCTCAAAAACATGGTTAAAATTCATTAAGATTATCTCCCTTTGTGAGTCAGCCCAAGCTTGCCCAAGAATTAGTTGTTGACCCTCGTTACCCAAGAAAACGCAAATCGTCTTAGCCCAAGAAAGCACAAATGCAACAGTGAGGTACATCACTAGCAATAGTGTCCCTGTATAAATCACTCCCTGCAAAAGGCCATTACTTGGTTTCAGCCTTTGGTGAAAGTAACTCACTGCATGTGACCCAGTGTCTGGGTTCAACTTATATTACAGATCATCACAGCCTTTGTAACTAACTTTTCAAGACATGTTTATGCAATTTTAACCTTTGGTAGATTGACAAGTATGGGTTCAAAACTACTGCTAAGTATAGCATCTCTCACTTTTTTGGAAATTCCCATTGCCTTCATCTTTGGATAGACATTGAATGTAATCTTGAAATCCCTGTTTGTTAACCATGTTAGAAAAACCTCAACAGGCAATAAGCAGAATATCAAACAAACAATAGGGTTGTTTGGCCCATGGGCTTGAGCTGACTCCATATGTAGTGTTGTTTGGCCCTTCTTATCTTTGATTGATAGAACTTTTGCCTTAAATTCTGTAGGAATAGTAGAGTTGTCCCCAACTTCGACTATATGCATTCCCTTTCTCCTTACACAATTAGTTTCAGTCAATGTGCCATCACCAACATCAAACAGACCTGATATTAGACCCTTGCTCCCTTCCTCTATCAAATGGCTTAAAAACAACATTATGTGGCAAAAAATCAAGCACTTGATGGGCAATTTTCATCTCTTAAAACTTGCGAACCCATGAATATTTTTCCTCCACCATAGCTTACAATACCCCCAAGCAACAACACCTCAAGCAAAAGAGGAGTGAAAAAATTTTTACCCCTCAGATTTTCAACATAGAAGTGGACATTAAAGTGGGAGTTGTCTTCATCACTAATTGCATCTTCATCTAACTGAAATTTGTGCTCTAATGCTGAAACCttggtggaaaaatatgttgttTCCTTTCCAAGTTTAGATGGACGATTGGTAGCAGCAAGGATCATAACTCGAGCATTCTGATCTGTGATGAATCCATTCCATACAAGCATGAACTTAGTCTTCatgttttttaattcttcatgatcTGTATTACGATGTTGACCCAAGAAACTAGCCCTTACACTGATAATCCTTCGGCCATCAAGTTTGCTAGACAGTAAATGGAAACCAAGAAAGACATGAGGAAGAGAGGAAATAAATGCGGGAATGGTGATTGAATCTCGGAGGGACCGAAAATAAGAACCAAGCcttagagagaaagagagagagtgaaaccCTAGCCCTATGAGAGATAAAAATAGagtaaatagataaaataaaaaatggtgtGGGTTTTCGGGTTGATGGTGAGGAGTCAGGAATCTGAAAAGCTATTCCACTAGGATCAAACTTTCATCGTACAGTTAggtggtttcttttttttgtcaCCGAATCGTTAGTGCCAGGAGTGACCGATTGAAAGTGAGAAAAGAGAATAGAATTGCTAAGATTTCTAAGAGGAAGCGAAGTAATTGGGAGTCGGAAATGGAGATATGAGAATGGAGAAAATGGTCTCCAATTTCTAACGGGATTTATGAAAACAAGAGAAAGAAGAATCTGATCCTGATTTACTACCTATTTTTTATCTAGAGTTGTTGCGcatttttcctcttcttgcaGAGTGTAGAGTTGGTTTTTTAGATTTGCAAAACCTTGCTTGAAGTTGCTCTCAAATTCGTTAAGATGCTGTTGAAATATTCTGTACATTTTATTGTGGTTGTCTCGAAAATCATTCGAATGTTATTGGAGAATGTCGAAGCGTTGAAAATTTTGTTCTAGTAGCTATTTGAAATTGAGTAaggatgagataattttttccATTTACACGGATTGATGAAGCCGATATCAAGGAAAGACTGGCTTTGGATACTACTTGTAACACACCTGATAgtaggtgtgtgtgtgtgtgactagaaaatataagagaaaatttaaaaaaattgatcatattCAAGATTGACCTAACCtccaagagaaaagagagagaaagcataatagaatagaaatattttcattaagGTTCTAAATGATTCTTAAGAGTCAAGTTGCTCATTACATATAACCCATGTATTGGGCTGGGCTAAAGTAAACACAATACAATAAGACTAAACTCTGCATGCAACTAGTTAAAGGGGCTTGAGCTGAGTCCAACTTGTTAtagaatatgattattttaaataaaaaataagttaatatttttattgatttttcaatcttgtcaatttatttttttaaatcatatttattaaattttaaaaaataatatttatagttataaaatatgaaagtgtgcatatttatttttttaaaaataaatataaaatttacataaaaaaaattaattttttttaagaaaactgACCTTTTTACGATATTTATACAAcccataataaatttttaaaagtttgtgCGGAACCAAGAGGCAAAGCctttctgtttaaaaaaaaatatatgaaaaaacaaaGAGGCAAAGCCTCTCGTCAACCTTGTCcgtatatatatactctactCTCTACGACTCTATCTGCGGCGTTTCGGTTTTGGCAGCGTTTCGTCCCACAGGACCGAAAGGCGAAAGGCGAAAGCCTATACCAATACTCGAAACGGTTTCTGGCGTCCCGCCCAACTTTGAAAATCTTTTATGCAGTGCGACTCTCCTTATAATTCTCACAATCTCTCCAAATTTTAAGGCCATTTGTTGAAACACAAGAAAAGGTGAGGAAGCTTTCCGACCGTATTCGCTCTCTGTTTCATCCGCTACAATGTTTGCATTGTCTCCCTCTCTTTTTTGGGTGTTAGAATTAGAAAGTGAATTACTTGCGATGTATTTGCTTATAAGTTTCACTGGCACTTCTACATTCTTTAAACTTTGTATGTTCTTATCATTTAATGGGTAGTACTGAGTCCGTTTAATTCTCGTTCTCATGGTGTTTATTAAACTTGAATGACTGAATATTGTTCATTTCTTCTTGTGCAATACATCATTTAGTTGCAGTGAATTACAGGGACttaataagttaatatttttgggGATTTCGGGGGTAATCGTTTGCATAAAGTCGACAACTAAATGCTCCCATTGTTCTCGGACTCAAGATGATGGggtcttttctttcaaaagCCCTTGTGTACGTAACAAAATGAATTTtgggattttcattttcacttgtCCAAGTGCTTGTTATATGGGAAGGCTAACATTGCTAATTTTGATCTGTAGGCTGGTTTTTGGTTATGCTTATCCGGCTTATGAGTGTTTCAAAACTGCGGAGAAGAATGAGCCAGAAGTTGGGCAACTTCTGTTTTGGTGTCGGTACTGGTACGCATCATCTTCATCTTGTTGCTAGcattttataagttatagaCAAGTTAATTAACTTGTGCTAATTTAAAATGttgcatcttttaaaaatttgcaGGATTTTAGTTGCAATGCTTACAGTTTGTGAGAGAGTTGGGGATGCATTCGTTTCATGGTATCAGTCGGCCTTAAACACAGCAAAtaagttgttgttttttttttttttttttttgtcctttccattcccccccccccccccccctcctccccGGGGGGCCACTTCTTTTTTTGAGGCCAATTTTCATAGCCCTGTTACTCCtttacttatattttttctttgagtgaTGCTACTCCCACAACGAGCGGTTTTAAGGGCAAAACAGCGGAACACTCGTAATATTTGTTACTGTTCATgatgtatatttttctttatcttgCTTTGTGAAGGCTACCAATGTATGGTGAAGCAAAGTTGGCATTCTTCATATATCTATGGTATCCCAAAACAAAGGTGTACACTCAACAGCTATAACTCACAAAACTATATATCTTGTTTACTAGTCTTTTTCTAAGGATAATTCTTTTACTGTTTAAGGGAACTGCATATGTCTATAATTCCTTCTTTCGACCTTATGTGGCCAAACATGAAACGGAGATTGATCGCAACTTATTCGTGTTGAGAGTTAAGGCTGGTGATATAGCAATTGTTTATTGGAAAAGGGCTCTAATTTATGGCCAGACAAGGTTTTTTGAAATTCTGCAATATGTCTCTTCTCAGTCAGCTGCACCTCATTCTAATCGATCAAGTACTGCTCGTGGATAAAGAAGAGTGGTCCCTGCATTTTGACATCTTGGAGTCATTTATTCAGTGCATACTCctataattgaaattgttaaaTTGGGATAAGGATATGTTATTCTGCCCATTCATGGAGATCTGTATACATCCATTTCTTATATTTGTTCTTCTTGTTAGTAAaagattttgttttttccttgtaTATGCTTTAGTACTGGATTCCAAGTAGTTGCAATTAAGACATTGGCTGTGTTTTTCCAGACCGATTTTGTTTACTTGCATATTGTCTAAGATTATTTTCAACTAAATTTGTTTCGCTGAACCTCACTCCGTAGCCTGTATTGAAGGCCTCCTTCCGCTCTGTATATGTGATCAGGACTGGAACTTAAAAACGCAATATTTTTGGTCAGAGCAGTTTACAAACTCCCCGTCCCTTTTTATGGTAGTGTTCCTCCCACTGGTTGCAGAGTGTGGCTGGACGACTTGTGTAACCATTTTTGGGCAAACAAGGTACCATTTTCAAGAGAGCCTGCTCGAATATCAAAGAGGAAAAATATGAACATAAATGACTTTCATACGGAAGTTTGTACGGACGTGAAGAACGgtatcataaatcaaatataaaacatgCAGATTGGACAAACAAAACACGTTAAAGTCAAAGTCACGTGGGAGAGATTTATGGGCTTATGTTTTTGGTAATTTCCCATTCTTGGCAAAAAGCTCACACCTTTGTTCTTCGACAGGTGGCGATTGCGAAGAATcttttgaaaagaataatgataataatataattgacaAATACACCACGCGTCGTGCAGATACGGGCCGACCAAAGCAAATGAACCCGGACTTGGGTGGACTTTAGTTTCCCGCACCGCCCCACGTGTCCCAACGCACACCTATTCATTCATGGCCACCACTCTCTTCCTGTCTTCGTTTGCTTTTCTGTACCTT contains:
- the LOC122308903 gene encoding putative HVA22-like protein g, coding for MNFGIFIFTCPSACYMGRLTLLILICRLVFGYAYPAYECFKTAEKNEPEVGQLLFWCRYWILVAMLTVCERVGDAFVSWLPMYGEAKLAFFIYLWYPKTKGTAYVYNSFFRPYVAKHETEIDRNLFVLRVKAGDIAIVYWKRALIYGQTRFFEILQYVSSQSAAPHSNRSSTARG